A genome region from Ctenopharyngodon idella isolate HZGC_01 chromosome 5, HZGC01, whole genome shotgun sequence includes the following:
- the si:ch211-204c21.1 gene encoding disabled homolog 2 isoform X1, which yields MSAEVETSTPPVEQAPFKTPSKKEKKKAAASPEKTDEFLLARFKGNGVRYKAKLIGVDDVPEARGDKMSQDSMMKLKGKAVAARSQGKHKQRVWVNISLAGITVTDEKTGATILEHAVNKISFIARDVTDSRAFGYVCGAEGQHQFFAIKTAQQAEPLVIDLKDLFQLIFNMKKKEVEGSKKDENNKVMENGSEGSHNDRKGVEQLDLFGDMSTPPDLNSPSESEDILLMDLSTEIDNNQNCVKGNPFASSSVPRAPSSLSPENPFSSQLNFFPAPIHDPFSDDPFSKSNDQSIRDDPATENHSPNNLFNGGPKNGDSDYLGQQFDQLSNRTVIQALSNGHWPLDGRAAEATSWTQNTVPVQEQNGHGKVTPNPFVGDSEKMQPVQNGVKHENGGMGEPTVNQTKDSVIINPPPLNMKAGRGRRSVKSPSNEKLGMDLFVSPNQSESPPPQPENGPVNSVSLFSRSPSSTDTLTVLEGLSLQAPPVVSTPGAALWNQPLSSIFPSTTSASQPFTQAPIFTTPPGPAWGTTSGGFGTSTPTQHLPSWTTTPVSNGSSGSWTPNTTLGNPFQTNIFPPSLVPDGQQSSSPPPLVPPRAVATNEAPKVDSNAFVDLDPLGEKEKRDIKDMFKDFQIAKPPNVPARKEPLKIGGQNPFDNSFGKDLFGTSVPATSAPPIKAVGLDPFRDPFGNPFA from the exons ATGTCTGCAGAAGTGGAAACCAGCACACCCCCAGTCGAGCAGGCACCTTTTAAGACACcctccaaaaaagaaaagaagaaag CTGCAGCAAGCCCAGAGAAAACAGATGAGTTCCTCCTAGCCAGGTTCAAAGGTAATGGAGTTCGCTACAAAGCCAAGTTGATTGGTGTAGATGATGTCCCTGAAGCAAGAGGAGATAAAATGAGCCAAGACTCCATGATGAAACTGAAG GGCAAGGCAGTGGCAGCTCGCTCTCAGGGCAAACACAAGCAGAGAGTCTGGGTGAACATCTCTCTCGCAGGAATCACTGTTACTGATGAGAAAACAGGG GCAACAATACTGGAGCATGCAGTAAATAAGATCTCCTTCATCGCCCGGGATGTCACTGACAGCAGAGCGTTTGGCTATGTGTGCGGTGCGGAGGGCCAGCACCAGTTCTTTGCCATTAAAACTGCACAGCAG GCAGAGCCTCTTGTCATTGACCTGAAGGATCTTTTCCAGTTAATCTTCAATATGAAGAAAAAAGAAGTTGAAGGTTCAAAGAAG gatgaaaataataaagtgatGGAG AATGGCAGTGAAGGCTCACACAATGACAGAAAA GGCGTTGAACAGCTGGACTTGTTTGGAGACATGTCGACCCCACCTGACTTAAACTCTCCCTCG GAGTCTGAGGACATCCTTTTGATGGATCTGTCCACTGAGATAGACAACAATCAGAACTGTGTTAAAGGAAACCCCTTCGCCTCGTCTTCTGTCCCCAGAGCCCCATCCAGCCTCTCGCCTGAGAACCCCTTCTCTTCTCAGCTCAACTTCTTCCCCGCCCCTATCCATGACCCGTTCAGTGATGATCCATTTTCAAAAAGCAACGACCAATCAATCAGGGACGACCCTGCCACAGAAAACCACAGCCCTAATAACTTGTTCAATGGTGGCCCTAAGAATGGTGACTCTGACTACTTGGGCCAGCAATTTGACCAACTCTCCAACAGGACAGTCATCCAGGCTCTCAGTAATGGCCACTGGCCTTTGGATGGCAGAGCTGCAGAAGCCACTAGCTGGACTCAGAATACTGTCCCAGTTCAAGAGCAGAATGGACATGGGAAAGTGACTCCTAATCCGTTTGTTGGAGATTCAGAGAAGATGCAGCCGGTGCAGAATGGAGTGAAGCATGAGAATGGAGGCATGGGTGAGCCAACTGTCAATCAAACCAAGGATTCGGTTATTATAAACCCTCCACCACTCAATATGAAAGCAGGGAGGGGCAGGAGGAGTGTAAAG TCCCCTTCAAATGAAAAACTTGGGATGGATCTATTTGTTTCACCAAACCAGTCAGAATCACCACCTCCTCAACCTGAGAACGGCCCTGTCAACTCTGTCAGTCTGTTCAGCAGGAGCCCTTCCTCCACTGACACACTCACAGTTCTTG AAGGGTTGTCTCTACAAGCTCCACCTGTAGTTTCTACTCCTGGAGCGGCTCTGTGGAATCAGCCCCTCTCCTCCATCTTCCCCAGCACCACCAGTGCCTCTCAGCCCTTCACTCAAGCACCTATCTTCACCACTCCTCCTGGGCCTGCCTGGGGAACTACTTCTGGAGGTTTTGGAACCTCTACCCCAACCCAGCATCTTCCATCATGGACCACCACCCCAGTCTCCAACGGATCCAGTGGATCCTGGACCCCTAATACAACCCTGGGGAACCCCTTTCAGACCAACATATTTCCACCCAGCCTTGTGCCCGATGGACAGCAGAGCTCCAGTCCCCCTCCACTGGTCCCACCTCGAGCAGTAGCCACCAATGAAGCTCCAAAGGTGGACAGTAATGCTTTTGTTGACCTGGATCCTCTAGGAGAAAAGGAAAAGAGAGATATCAAGGACATGTTTAAGGATTTCCAGATAGCTAAGCCACCAAATGTGCCAGCAAGGAAAG AGCCATTGAAGATTGGAGGTCAGAACCCTTTCGACAACTCCTTTGGAAAAGATCTGTTTGGCACGTCTGTACCTGCAACT AGTGCTCCTCCCATAAAGGCAGTGGGCTTAGATCCTTTCAGAGACCCATTTGGAAACCCATTTGCATGA
- the si:ch211-204c21.1 gene encoding disabled homolog 2 isoform X2 gives MSAEVETSTPPVEQAPFKTPSKKEKKKAAASPEKTDEFLLARFKGNGVRYKAKLIGVDDVPEARGDKMSQDSMMKLKGKAVAARSQGKHKQRVWVNISLAGITVTDEKTGATILEHAVNKISFIARDVTDSRAFGYVCGAEGQHQFFAIKTAQQAEPLVIDLKDLFQLIFNMKKKEVEGSKKDENNKVMENGSEGSHNDRKGVEQLDLFGDMSTPPDLNSPSESEDILLMDLSTEIDNNQNCVKGNPFASSSVPRAPSSLSPENPFSSQLNFFPAPIHDPFSDDPFSKSNDQSIRDDPATENHSPNNLFNGGPKNGDSDYLGQQFDQLSNRTVIQALSNGHWPLDGRAAEATSWTQNTVPVQEQNGHGKVTPNPFVGDSEKMQPVQNGVKHENGGMGEPTVNQTKDSVIINPPPLNMKAGRGRRSVKSPSNEKLGMDLFVSPNQSESPPPQPENGPVNSVSLFSRSPSSTDTLTVLGLSLQAPPVVSTPGAALWNQPLSSIFPSTTSASQPFTQAPIFTTPPGPAWGTTSGGFGTSTPTQHLPSWTTTPVSNGSSGSWTPNTTLGNPFQTNIFPPSLVPDGQQSSSPPPLVPPRAVATNEAPKVDSNAFVDLDPLGEKEKRDIKDMFKDFQIAKPPNVPARKEPLKIGGQNPFDNSFGKDLFGTSVPATSAPPIKAVGLDPFRDPFGNPFA, from the exons ATGTCTGCAGAAGTGGAAACCAGCACACCCCCAGTCGAGCAGGCACCTTTTAAGACACcctccaaaaaagaaaagaagaaag CTGCAGCAAGCCCAGAGAAAACAGATGAGTTCCTCCTAGCCAGGTTCAAAGGTAATGGAGTTCGCTACAAAGCCAAGTTGATTGGTGTAGATGATGTCCCTGAAGCAAGAGGAGATAAAATGAGCCAAGACTCCATGATGAAACTGAAG GGCAAGGCAGTGGCAGCTCGCTCTCAGGGCAAACACAAGCAGAGAGTCTGGGTGAACATCTCTCTCGCAGGAATCACTGTTACTGATGAGAAAACAGGG GCAACAATACTGGAGCATGCAGTAAATAAGATCTCCTTCATCGCCCGGGATGTCACTGACAGCAGAGCGTTTGGCTATGTGTGCGGTGCGGAGGGCCAGCACCAGTTCTTTGCCATTAAAACTGCACAGCAG GCAGAGCCTCTTGTCATTGACCTGAAGGATCTTTTCCAGTTAATCTTCAATATGAAGAAAAAAGAAGTTGAAGGTTCAAAGAAG gatgaaaataataaagtgatGGAG AATGGCAGTGAAGGCTCACACAATGACAGAAAA GGCGTTGAACAGCTGGACTTGTTTGGAGACATGTCGACCCCACCTGACTTAAACTCTCCCTCG GAGTCTGAGGACATCCTTTTGATGGATCTGTCCACTGAGATAGACAACAATCAGAACTGTGTTAAAGGAAACCCCTTCGCCTCGTCTTCTGTCCCCAGAGCCCCATCCAGCCTCTCGCCTGAGAACCCCTTCTCTTCTCAGCTCAACTTCTTCCCCGCCCCTATCCATGACCCGTTCAGTGATGATCCATTTTCAAAAAGCAACGACCAATCAATCAGGGACGACCCTGCCACAGAAAACCACAGCCCTAATAACTTGTTCAATGGTGGCCCTAAGAATGGTGACTCTGACTACTTGGGCCAGCAATTTGACCAACTCTCCAACAGGACAGTCATCCAGGCTCTCAGTAATGGCCACTGGCCTTTGGATGGCAGAGCTGCAGAAGCCACTAGCTGGACTCAGAATACTGTCCCAGTTCAAGAGCAGAATGGACATGGGAAAGTGACTCCTAATCCGTTTGTTGGAGATTCAGAGAAGATGCAGCCGGTGCAGAATGGAGTGAAGCATGAGAATGGAGGCATGGGTGAGCCAACTGTCAATCAAACCAAGGATTCGGTTATTATAAACCCTCCACCACTCAATATGAAAGCAGGGAGGGGCAGGAGGAGTGTAAAG TCCCCTTCAAATGAAAAACTTGGGATGGATCTATTTGTTTCACCAAACCAGTCAGAATCACCACCTCCTCAACCTGAGAACGGCCCTGTCAACTCTGTCAGTCTGTTCAGCAGGAGCCCTTCCTCCACTGACACACTCACAGTTCTTG GGTTGTCTCTACAAGCTCCACCTGTAGTTTCTACTCCTGGAGCGGCTCTGTGGAATCAGCCCCTCTCCTCCATCTTCCCCAGCACCACCAGTGCCTCTCAGCCCTTCACTCAAGCACCTATCTTCACCACTCCTCCTGGGCCTGCCTGGGGAACTACTTCTGGAGGTTTTGGAACCTCTACCCCAACCCAGCATCTTCCATCATGGACCACCACCCCAGTCTCCAACGGATCCAGTGGATCCTGGACCCCTAATACAACCCTGGGGAACCCCTTTCAGACCAACATATTTCCACCCAGCCTTGTGCCCGATGGACAGCAGAGCTCCAGTCCCCCTCCACTGGTCCCACCTCGAGCAGTAGCCACCAATGAAGCTCCAAAGGTGGACAGTAATGCTTTTGTTGACCTGGATCCTCTAGGAGAAAAGGAAAAGAGAGATATCAAGGACATGTTTAAGGATTTCCAGATAGCTAAGCCACCAAATGTGCCAGCAAGGAAAG AGCCATTGAAGATTGGAGGTCAGAACCCTTTCGACAACTCCTTTGGAAAAGATCTGTTTGGCACGTCTGTACCTGCAACT AGTGCTCCTCCCATAAAGGCAGTGGGCTTAGATCCTTTCAGAGACCCATTTGGAAACCCATTTGCATGA